The Pseudofrankia inefficax genome window below encodes:
- a CDS encoding NAD-dependent epimerase/dehydratase family protein yields MKVLVTGTEGYLGSLLAPELLRAGHDVVGLDTGYYNQGWLYRGPDRAPYTLRKDLRHVTAEDLAGVDAVVHLAELSNDPLGELAPEVTYKINHQGSVRLALLAKRAGVGRFVYMSSCSVYGVATGGDVTETSPVNPRTAYAECKVMVERDVAPLADDSFSPTFLRNATAYGASPRMRFDIVLNNLCGVAWTVGEIAMTSDGTPWRPLVHGLDIAKAIGCVLAAPRDAVHNQIFNVGDSAQNYQVREVADAVAAVFPGCRMSFGDSGGDDRSYRVNFDKIHQRLPGFSCDWDASRGARQLFDLFSRIELDEPTFTGRGHTRLKQLQHLIATKQLDADLFWTY; encoded by the coding sequence ATGAAGGTGCTGGTCACGGGCACGGAGGGCTACCTCGGCAGCCTGCTCGCACCCGAGCTGCTGCGCGCCGGCCACGACGTCGTCGGCCTCGACACCGGCTACTACAACCAGGGCTGGCTCTACCGCGGCCCGGACCGGGCGCCGTACACGCTGCGTAAGGACCTGCGGCACGTCACCGCCGAGGACCTGGCCGGCGTCGACGCCGTCGTCCATCTGGCCGAGCTGTCCAACGACCCGCTGGGCGAGCTCGCCCCCGAGGTCACGTACAAGATCAACCATCAGGGCTCGGTCCGGCTGGCCCTGCTCGCGAAGCGGGCGGGGGTCGGGCGGTTCGTCTACATGTCCTCGTGCAGCGTCTACGGGGTCGCGACCGGCGGCGACGTCACCGAGACGTCCCCGGTCAACCCCCGGACCGCGTACGCCGAGTGCAAGGTGATGGTCGAACGGGACGTCGCGCCGCTGGCGGACGACTCCTTCTCGCCGACGTTCCTGCGCAACGCGACCGCCTACGGCGCCTCGCCACGGATGCGGTTCGACATCGTGCTGAACAACCTGTGCGGTGTGGCCTGGACCGTCGGCGAGATCGCGATGACGTCCGACGGCACGCCCTGGCGGCCGCTCGTGCACGGGCTGGACATCGCCAAGGCGATCGGCTGCGTCCTGGCCGCTCCCCGGGACGCGGTGCACAACCAGATCTTCAACGTCGGGGACAGCGCGCAGAACTACCAGGTCCGCGAGGTCGCCGACGCCGTCGCGGCCGTCTTCCCCGGCTGCCGGATGAGCTTCGGGGACAGCGGCGGCGACGACCGCAGCTACCGGGTGAACTTCGACAAGATCCACCAGCGGCTGCCCGGCTTCAGCTGCGACTGGGACGCCTCGCGCGGTGCCCGCCAGCTGTTCGACCTGTTCAGCCGGATCGAGCTGGACGAGCCGACCTTCACCGGCCGCGGCCACACCCGGCTCAAGCAGCTGCAACACCTGATCGCCACCAAGCAACTGGACGCCGACCTCTTCTGGACCTACTGA
- a CDS encoding dTDP-4-dehydrorhamnose 3,5-epimerase family protein: MIIAPAGLDGVFIVDIEPFSDDRGLFARTFCREEFAAAGLDVDVAQCSVAYNRRAGTVRGLHWAGAPVQETKLVRVTRGALLDVVVDTRPGSPTFLRHVAVELSADNHRALFIGAGLAHGYQTLVDDTEASYQMNVPFRPGFDRGLRHDDPALGIAWPLPVSVISDKDRAWPLLGEADMIAV; the protein is encoded by the coding sequence GTGATCATCGCGCCGGCCGGGCTCGACGGGGTGTTCATCGTCGATATCGAGCCGTTCTCCGACGATCGCGGACTGTTCGCCCGGACGTTCTGCCGTGAGGAGTTCGCCGCCGCGGGGCTCGACGTCGACGTCGCCCAGTGCAGCGTCGCCTACAACAGGCGGGCCGGCACGGTCCGCGGCCTGCACTGGGCCGGCGCGCCGGTCCAGGAGACCAAGCTGGTCCGGGTCACCAGGGGCGCGCTGCTGGACGTGGTGGTCGACACCCGGCCTGGCTCGCCGACCTTCCTGCGCCACGTCGCCGTCGAGCTGTCAGCGGACAACCACCGGGCGCTGTTCATCGGCGCGGGACTGGCCCACGGCTACCAGACCCTCGTCGACGACACCGAGGCCAGCTACCAGATGAACGTCCCCTTCCGGCCGGGCTTCGACCGGGGCCTGCGCCACGACGACCCGGCGCTCGGGATCGCGTGGCCACTGCCGGTATCGGTGATCTCGGACAAGGACCGGGCCTGGCCCCTCCTAGGTGAAGCCGACATGATCGCCGTTTGA